GGCTACTTGGTTAATATTGGAAATAATACTTGTGATATTTTTCACAGAGATACAAGttaatgatattataaCTGTAAAACGTGCAAGTTACCATAAATTTGAAGcgttgtctttttttttttttttttttttttttttccaaaaaaaattaaatttaatgcccaataaaaatatattagcACAAGATGAAACTGGATAGTCCGAACATCTGATTAGTCCTGCAATAATGGCataatgaataaataaagtttaaaagaataattttCTTGGATAGTTTGATAAGAAGGCAATAAAAGCCTTTACACAAAGTAAACATAATGAGTGATATTTTTCGCCACCgtagttatttttttttttttttttttttttttcttttttttttttctttttgttcttttccTTCTCATTCTGTCCTCCCTTTTCATTGCTTGAATCCCTTATAAAATTCATCTGGCCGCATAATGACTTTTATACTACAGCATCCCAATATTAACCATAAACTTATCAGGTAAAACCTCACaatataaacatatatGAGTAATGCTTCTTCGATTTAGATCCAAAGAAGGTATTCATAGGGTCCAATGTGCTCCCGAAACGCCATTTGGTGAAGTGGTCCAAACTTTATTAActaaaactttaaataaGAACCCACGACTTGGTAGTATCAAGATATCATGTAATGGACGAAATGTAACTTTAGATTCGATTAGTGATCAAAGTGTACAACAATTGGACCTAAAGCACGGTGATATGCTGACAATTGATTATGAagatcaacaacaacaacaacgacTAAATaaggataataatatcaataaccCTTCAATATCACTTAATACAAAAGACTTACTTAAAAGCGCACCTAAATTACCTGAATTACCTGTAGATATTGAATTATCTAAAGAAAATGGCTTAATTCCTAGAAAACAGTCTAAGCTCTGTAAGCATGGTGATAAAGGAATGTGCGAGTATTGTTCACCATTACCACCATGGGATAGAACTTATAAAGAAgagaataatattaaacacATTTCGTTTCATGCTTATGTTAAATCATTAGAGGAAACTACTAAAACTTCGGGTTCTTCATACGTACCACCATTATCTCAGCCCGATTTTAGAATCACCAAAAAAGCTACTTGTACACATGAGCCATGGCCTCGTGGGCTTTGTTCTAAATGCCAACCTTCAGCAATCAcattacaacaacaaagcTATCGTATGGTTGATCATGTTGAATTTTCCACTAGTGAGTTAATGAATGAATTTATTGACAGTTGGAGACAGACAGGTACACAAAGATTTGGTGTATTGTACGGCACttatgaaaaatatgataCTGACATTGTTCCCTTGGGAATTAAAGCCATTGTACAGGCCATTTATGAACCACCTCAAGATGATGAAACTGATGGAATAACAATGAGTATCTTGGATAACTCATTTGAAGAGGAATTATGCAGAGTTGATAAAGTTGCCAATAACTTTGGTATTTACAGAATTGGTATGATATTTACTGATTTAACTGACAGTGGGAAAGGGGACGGTAGTGTTCTATGCAAGCGTCATAAAGATTCATATTTTCTAACCAGCTTAGAGGTGATAATGTCTGCCAAGCATCAACTAAAGCATAGAAATATATGTCATAAGAGTGAGCAAGGcatattttcttctaaaTTTGTCACTTGTTGCATTTCCGGCAATTTAGAGGGTGATATTGAAATAGCTGCATACCAAGTATCGACAGATGGGGAAGCATTAGTTCAGGCAGATATGATTTCTGGCTCTACGCACCCTTCCATGGCATGGATTAATGAAaccaatgaaaaaagatatgttcctgaaattttttatacaaagaaaaacgAATATAATTTAACTGTTAAGGAGAATGCGAAACCAGCGTTCCCGATTGATTATCTATTAGTCTCTTTAACCCATGGATTTCCAgaaaatgttaataatagcgagaaagaaaagaataatGATGGATACttgaaatttaaaacaattaaagGATTCCCATGGAGTAATAGACAGTCTATGGGGTATTCGCAAGATTACCATGAgttaaaaagatatttattTGCGACTGCAACATCAGGCGATTTAAACGCTTTATTGGATAAATTATCTAATTTTCAACTGTTGATTTACATAGGCTCTTTAGATATTTTGAGCAGTGAAGAATGGGGATTGTTGGTAGAGAGTTGCAGAAACCGTAGTAATATGGAATCATTAATGAAGTTGATATCTACACCCGGTTGGCAGACATTGATTATGATACTACAAGAAACTATGTAGAATACTTATTATTTAGTTAACATGAAGtctatctttttttttttttttccttttcctaATATTGATTGACACATTTCTGTGATCTATGGATGATGATGCTCTTAGTTTATGAGATAGCTgggtgaaaaaaaaaaaaaaaaaaaaaaattaaggaaaactcattttccttttgtttttaatgtGTTTATTCTATGAGATTCTAGTATATTCTATTTgggtatatatttttatacgaAGGTACTAGCTTTGTTGTAGTATTTTTTACAACGGTAAAAAAAGTagaaattttctttttattttttctttttttttcttttcctttcttttttttttcttttttttttttttccttttcttttcgcTACATTTCTCGCCATTTGCCATCTCTTCCCTTCTGCCTCCCTGCCCCTTTCATCGTAACCTTGTATATAAATCAAGAGAAAAGAAGGGAAATttaattagaaaaaataattcgaagaaaaatgaaaggaaaaaaaaaaaaaaaaaaaaaaagttttcttCTTatgttaaataataacatcatGTCTTAACGACAAGCCTTTCTTCtcttctcttcttcttttcttgcCTTCAGATAATTCATTTGTAATTTCCGTAATTTTACACTTATTTCCCCTTgaattctatttttaattactaCATACACAGAAggaaaagacaaaaaaaaaaaaaagaggccATCACTAAGGTAATACTTTATCAttctattttgttttgttttaaaatttaataagaaCCTTTCCAAAAATAGACTCGCATATATAagtcaaaataaaaataaaaaataaaaataaaaatgagtGTACCATTCGGTTTAGATTTAGGTAATAATAGTTCTGTTTTAGCTGTTGCCAGAAACAGAGGTATCGATATTGTCGTAAATGAAGTTTCAAACAGAGCTACTCCAACTGTTGTTGGCTTCGGTCCTAGAAACAGATTCTTAGGTGAAGCTGGTAAGAATAAGGAAACctctaatattaaaaacactGTCGGTAATCTGAAAAGAATTATTGGTTTGGATTACGATCACCCAGATTTTCCTACTGAagctaaatttttttcttctaaatTGGTCAAATTGGAAGATGGTAAAATTGGTACTAAAGTTAGATTTGCCGGTGAACAAAAGACATTCTCTGCTACACAATTAGCTGCCATGTTCATTGACAAAGTTAAGCAAACCGTTTTGGATGATAACAGGGGCGCCAACCTTACCGATGTTTGTGTCGCTGTTCCAGCCTGGTACTCTGAGGAACAACGTTACGCTATTTCAGATGCTGTTAAAATCGCTGGTTTGAATCCAGTTAGAATTGTCAATGAAGTCACAGCTGCTGGTGTCTCCTATGGTGTTTTTAAATCTGATTTACCAGAAGGTGCTGAAGCTAAACCAAGAACTGTTGCTTTGATTGATATTGGTCATTCCTCTTATACTTGTTCCATCGCTTCCTTCAAAAAGGgtgaaatgaaaattttggGTACTGCCTACGATAAACATTTTGGTGGTAGAGATTTTGATCGTGCCATCACTGAACATTTTGCTGATGAGTTCAAAGATAAGTACAAAATTGACATCAGAGAAAATCCAAAAGCCTACAACAGAATTTTACTTGCATctgaaaaattgaaaaaagttttatctGCCAACACCACTGCGCCATTTAATGTTGAAAGTGTTATGAACGATGTTGATGTTTCATCTCAATTAACTCGTGAAGAATTAGAAGAATTGGTTAAACCATTGTTGCAACGTGTCACTAAACCAATTGACCTTGTTTTAGCCCAAGCCGGCTTGACCAAGGATGATATTGATGTTGTTGAAATTATTGGTGGTACTACTCGTATCCCTGTTTTGAAGAATTCCATCTCTGAAGCCTTTGGTAAACCATTGTCCACTACTTTAAATCAAGATGAGGCTATTGCTAAAGGTGCCGCCTTTATTTGTGCCATTCATTCACCAACTGTTAGAGTTCGTCCATTCAAGTTTGAAGATATTTCTCCATACTCTGTCTCTTACTTTTGGGACAAACAAGTTGAGGACGAGGATCATTTAGAAGTTTTCCCAGCCAAATCCTTATATCCATCCACTAAATTGATTACCTTATATCGTACTGGTGATTTCAACATGGAAGCTAGATATACCAATCCAAAAGAACTGCCAACGCATATCAAGGAGACTATTGCAAAATGGAATATTACTGGTGTTGTTCCAGTTGAAGGTGAAGATTCCATTGCTTGTAAGATTAAGTTGAGAGCTGATCCATCTGGCTTTCACATCATTGAAGAAGCTTATTCTATACATGATATTGAAGTGGAAGAGGAAGTTCCAGCTGAAAATGAAGGCGAAGAACCAACTTATAAAAAGGTTAAGAAGACTGTCAAGAAGGATGACTTGGTTATCGTCGCTAAGACCTTTGCTTTAGAtgaaaaaactttgaatttattaattgaagaagaaaatgcCATGACTGCCCAAGACAAATTGGTTGCAGAAACTGAAGATAAGAAGAATGCTTTGGAAGAATATATCTACACTTTACGTGGAAAATTGGATGAGGAGTATTCTCCATTTGCTTCTGAAgctgaaaagaaaaaattgcaTGACATGTTAAACAAAACTGAAGAATGGTTATACGACGAAGGCGATGACTCTACTAAGGCCAAATATATTGCCAAATATGAAGAATTAGCCTCTTTGGGTAATGTCATTAGAGGTCGTTATTTATCTAaggaagaggaaaagaaaCAAGCTTTAAGGGCTAAGCAAGAAGCTTCACAAATGTCTGCTTTGGCTGAAAAATTGAAGGCTCaaagaaaagaggaaaatgataataaaaagaatggAGATGCTGATGTTGACATGGattgaaacttttttttttttacaaatatatatacaatgtatatatatatatattttttttttttctttttatgtataattaatttttgataataaaatacatacatatataactAATAATCGTAAGTACACACATATATTAAtttgattgttttttttttccatttttatttatcatagtttttttttcttttttttactttttttttgggtatATGTGGATGTTTTTGGATAaccttttaaatttaaaaagtttatatgTCGTGAAACACTCACTAATACATTGCTTTCAttccaaataaaaatatatttgaagGTTTAAGCTTACACTGTTATATCAAAGTGctcatttatatattccATATAATCGATGCAATCAATAACTTCGTGTATAGAGCTAAATAATGGTTTGTACATAATTTCTCGTAGAGCAACGTCAATGCTCTTGTCCATACACCATTTATctaataatgttttttgcTCAGCGGTAATACCACATTCAATGAATCTCTCTTGTAAATTTTGCAATTTAATAGAGTTGgtaaaaaatacaaaaatttcTCTTTTGTTGTAAGAACCTACGatcatttttaaagacTGTAATGCGGATATATCAATCAAGGACACATTTTCTagattaataattaaaaatttcaatgGCTGTAGAGTTAGTATTGTGGATGACCGTGGCTGCAGTAAAGGAATATTATCTATGGGTCCATATTTTTCTAAGCTGAGTAACCTTCTCTTAAAATCTGTTATATTGGTGAAAATCAAAAGTTCTGGGGCTTCTACaatcataattttttcaaattccaATTTGTTATTGACAGTTCTGGTATTAGTTGGAGTATTGTatagtattattggttTAAATTGATTAGATATTGGATCTTTGCCCAAAACAGTAATACGAGATTTAGTTATTTGTTTAACTAATTGGATAATAGTCAACCCTAAACCACAGCTAATCCCAAATGAAGGCGACCAAACTAGTGTACCCGTTACAATGACAAAAACCATTAAAATCTCAGGGTAACCCTGGCATTTCCAATAAAGCATTAGATCACGTGGCAATTCTTCTAATAAGGTCACCGaaattaacattattatgCACGATAGCGTACATTGTGGTAAATAATGAaaccaatttaaaaaaaaaagcatgaTAAGTAGGGAAAAGCATGATGTTATAACACCTGACATTGGAGTACTACAACCgcttaaaatatttaatttagttCTACCATATCCACCATACGCAGGCAAGGATCCAAATAAACAACAGAGCAAATTAGATATACCAACAGCAATAAATTCTCTATTTGAAGAAACTGCGATTGACGAGGATTCGGTGACTGTCTTATAGGAAGTTGCAGTTTCAAAAATCCCTATTACTGTAATTACTATGGAGGTTTGAAAATGTTCTTTAAATTGGTCTAGATTTGTTAGTGGCCATTTAATTTGTAGTTTGTTTGCGTTAAACAATTCTCCAACGATTTTTAGTTTTGAGTTCCAATGAAAATTGTAGCATAATAGCGTAGAAATTAAgacaattattaaaatctcAGGCACAAAAATTAGCTTTGGGTATTtaccaataaaaatttgtttaaaatatttcgCACCCAATAGTATCAGCATTGTAACGATTGAAATTTTTGTAGAAAACATATCAATTTGATCTaaattatcaaatataaacaCCAATTTATTCCAACCAGTATTATGATCGTTGACCTTTCCATTTCCGTTTTCttctaaatatttttcgTTTAACCCAAAAATGTTTAAGAGTGATGAAATTAGCACTATAACAGCCAAACTTGAAATAAACCCTCTTTGGAAAGATTTAGACATAGCGTTATCAATAAATCCGTATTTGGCTAACCCTAAGCCTAACAACATACCACCACTTAAACAAACACAGATGCTTGAAATTGAGATTTTAGCTACAATATCATGTTTTATGGAAGTATCCGATTCAATAACATGACCAATTATCATTGATGCAACAGTTTGTGGACCAATAACCATGGGCGGTAATGTTCCCAATATACTATAAACTACAGGAGGgataattaaagaaaagagacCAGATGTTGGTGGTAAATTGGCCAATGTAGATAAAGAAATGGCTAACGgaatttgaaaagaagTCAAAGTAATACCACTAATTAT
This Saccharomycodes ludwigii strain NBRC 1722 chromosome II, whole genome shotgun sequence DNA region includes the following protein-coding sequences:
- a CDS encoding SulP family inorganic anion transporter (similar to Saccharomyces cerevisiae YPR003C | putative sulfate permease), with protein sequence MSSANTKPFINRTNSTSSLRSYRTIPNITYSGSSEGIVAGIPNTNSFQSHHSESKLDHIAYYLPLFKWLPKYNKQKLSRDIISGITLTSFQIPLAISLSTLANLPPTSGLFSLIIPPVVYSILGTLPPMVIGPQTVASMIIGHVIESDTSIKHDIVAKISISSICVCLSGGMLLGLGLAKYGFIDNAMSKSFQRGFISSLAVIVLISSLLNIFGLNEKYLEENGNGKVNDHNTGWNKLVFIFDNLDQIDMFSTKISIVTMLILLGAKYFKQIFIGKYPKLIFVPEILIIVLISTLLCYNFHWNSKLKIVGELFNANKLQIKWPLTNLDQFKEHFQTSIVITVIGIFETATSYKTVTESSSIAVSSNREFIAVGISNLLCCLFGSLPAYGGYGRTKLNILSGCSTPMSGVITSCFSLLIMLFFLNWFHYLPQCTLSCIIMLISVTLLEELPRDLMLYWKCQGYPEILMVFVIVTGTLVWSPSFGISCGLGLTIIQLVKQITKSRITVLGKDPISNQFKPIILYNTPTNTRTVNNKLEFEKIMIVEAPELLIFTNITDFKRRLLSLEKYGPIDNIPLLQPRSSTILTLQPLKFLIINLENVSLIDISALQSLKMIVGSYNKREIFVFFTNSIKLQNLQERFIECGITAEQKTLLDKWCMDKSIDVALREIMYKPLFSSIHEVIDCIDYMEYINEHFDITV
- the NPL4 gene encoding nuclear protein localization protein 4 (similar to Saccharomyces cerevisiae YBR170C | NPL4 | Nuclear Protein Localization); translation: MLLRFRSKEGIHRVQCAPETPFGEVVQTLLTKTLNKNPRLGSIKISCNGRNVTLDSISDQSVQQLDLKHGDMLTIDYEDQQQQQRLNKDNNINNPSISLNTKDLLKSAPKLPELPVDIELSKENGLIPRKQSKLCKHGDKGMCEYCSPLPPWDRTYKEENNIKHISFHAYVKSLEETTKTSGSSYVPPLSQPDFRITKKATCTHEPWPRGLCSKCQPSAITLQQQSYRMVDHVEFSTSELMNEFIDSWRQTGTQRFGVLYGTYEKYDTDIVPLGIKAIVQAIYEPPQDDETDGITMSILDNSFEEELCRVDKVANNFGIYRIGMIFTDLTDSGKGDGSVLCKRHKDSYFLTSLEVIMSAKHQLKHRNICHKSEQGIFSSKFVTCCISGNLEGDIEIAAYQVSTDGEALVQADMISGSTHPSMAWINETNEKRYVPEIFYTKKNEYNLTVKENAKPAFPIDYLLVSLTHGFPENVNNSEKEKNNDGYLKFKTIKGFPWSNRQSMGYSQDYHELKRYLFATATSGDLNALLDKLSNFQLLIYIGSLDILSSEEWGLLVESCRNRSNMESLMKLISTPGWQTLIMILQETM
- the SSE2 gene encoding adenyl-nucleotide exchange factor SSE2 (similar to Saccharomyces cerevisiae YBR169C | SSE2 | Stress Seventy subfamily E (paralog of YPL106C | SSE1)); the encoded protein is MSVPFGLDLGNNSSVLAVARNRGIDIVVNEVSNRATPTVVGFGPRNRFLGEAGKNKETSNIKNTVGNLKRIIGLDYDHPDFPTEAKFFSSKLVKLEDGKIGTKVRFAGEQKTFSATQLAAMFIDKVKQTVLDDNRGANLTDVCVAVPAWYSEEQRYAISDAVKIAGLNPVRIVNEVTAAGVSYGVFKSDLPEGAEAKPRTVALIDIGHSSYTCSIASFKKGEMKILGTAYDKHFGGRDFDRAITEHFADEFKDKYKIDIRENPKAYNRILLASEKLKKVLSANTTAPFNVESVMNDVDVSSQLTREELEELVKPLLQRVTKPIDLVLAQAGLTKDDIDVVEIIGGTTRIPVLKNSISEAFGKPLSTTLNQDEAIAKGAAFICAIHSPTVRVRPFKFEDISPYSVSYFWDKQVEDEDHLEVFPAKSLYPSTKLITLYRTGDFNMEARYTNPKELPTHIKETIAKWNITGVVPVEGEDSIACKIKLRADPSGFHIIEEAYSIHDIEVEEEVPAENEGEEPTYKKVKKTVKKDDLVIVAKTFALDEKTLNLLIEEENAMTAQDKLVAETEDKKNALEEYIYTLRGKLDEEYSPFASEAEKKKLHDMLNKTEEWLYDEGDDSTKAKYIAKYEELASLGNVIRGRYLSKEEEKKQALRAKQEASQMSALAEKLKAQRKEENDNKKNGDADVDMD